The Vicia villosa cultivar HV-30 ecotype Madison, WI linkage group LG1, Vvil1.0, whole genome shotgun sequence genome includes a region encoding these proteins:
- the LOC131613691 gene encoding extensin-like produces MRSLMASSASLIIALAILFLSFPYEISAKDYSYSSPPPPKDPYHYSSPPPPPVHTYPPHPHPIYRDPPPPVHTYPPHPHPIYRDPPPPVHTYPPQHPVYHSPPPPTPHKKPYKYPSPPPPPVHTYPHPHPVYHSPPPPHKKPYKYSSPPPPPVHTYPHPHPVYHSPPPPTPHKKPYKYPSSPPPPVHTYPPHVPHPVYHSPPPPVSSPPPPAYYYKSPPPPYHH; encoded by the coding sequence ATGAGGTCTCTAATGGCCTCCTCAGCTTCTCTTATTATTGCATTAGCCATACTCTTCCTCAGTTTCCCATATGAAATTTCAGCAAAAGACTATTCTTACTCCTCACCGCCACCACCAAAGGATCCATACCATTACTCATCTCCTCCACCTCCACCAGTTCACACCTACCCTCCTCATCCACACCCAATCTACCGCGATCCACCACCACCGGTTCACACCTACCCTCCTCATCCACACCCAATCTACCGCGATCCACCACCACCGGTTCACACCTACCCTCCCCAGCACCCAGTCTACCACTCTCCTCCACCACCAACACCGCACAAGAAGCCATACAAGTATCCATCTCCTCCACCACCACCAGTGCACACCTACCCTCATCCTCACCCTGTCTACCATTCCCCACCACCACCACACAAGAAGCCATACAAGTACTCATCTCCCCCACCACCACCAGTTCACACCTACCCTCACCCACACCCAGTCTACCACTCTCCACCACCACCAACACCTCACAAGAAACCATACAAGTATCCatcatcaccaccaccaccagTTCACACCTATCCACCTCATGTTCCCCATCCAGTTTACCATTCTCCTCCTCCACCAGTCTCTTCCCCACCTCCACCAGCCTATTACTACAAATCACCTCCTCCACCTTACCACCACTAG
- the LOC131643766 gene encoding extensin-3-like, with the protein MRSPMASSASLILALTILFFSLPSEISAKDYSYSSPPPPKHPYHYSSPPPPPVHTYPHPHPVYHSPPPPVHTYPHPHPVYHSPPPPVHTYPHPHPVYHSPPPPVHTYPHPRPVYHSPPPPPPHKKPYKYPSPPPPPVHTYPHPHPVYHSPPPPPTPHKKPYKYPSPPPPPVHTYPPHVPHPVYHSPPPPVSSPPPPHYYYKSPPPPYHH; encoded by the coding sequence ATGAGGTCCCCAATGGCCTCCTCTGCTTCTCTCATTCTTGCATTAACCATACTCTTTTTCAGTCTCCCATCTGAAATTTCAGCAAAAGACTATTCTTACTCCTCACCACCACCACCAAAGCATCCATACCATTACTCATCTCCTCCACCTCCACCAGTTCACACCTACCCTCACCCTCACCCAGTCTACCACTCTCCCCCACCACCGGTTCACACCTACCCTCACCCTCACCCAGTCTACCATTCACCACCACCACCAGTTCACACCTACCCACACCCACACCCGGTCTACCACTCTCCACCACCACCAGTTCACACCTACCCTCATCCTCGCCCTGTCTACCACtccccaccaccaccaccaccacataAGAAGCCGTACAAGTACCCATCTCCCCCACCACCACCAGTTCACACCTACCCTCACCCACACCCTGTCTATCACtccccaccaccaccaccaacacCACACAAGAAGCCATACAAATAcccatcaccaccaccaccacccgtTCACACCTACCCTCCCCATGTTCCCCACCCAGTTTACCATTCTCCTCCTCCACCAGTCTCTTCCCCACCTCCACCACACTATTACTACAAATCACCTCCTCCACCTTACCACCACTAG
- the LOC131650555 gene encoding uncharacterized protein LOC131650555 has product MTEDVVYGLWGSKEHEWSVRNSEGRSGGILTVWRKEVIQPVFSFSSQGFLGIKSLVRGQVLYLINIYSPCILVDKRNLWRDILEWKQKLEKGEWVIAGDFNSVKNKEERRGKENSKRGTEMVEFGEFLDKLELVDVQALGNMFTWIKPNGKAGSRLDRILLSEELIHKWGVVAQVVGNRDISDHKLVWLKASRLDWGPKAFKVNRSWFEHKDFISFVKK; this is encoded by the coding sequence ATGACGGAAGACGTAGTTTATGGATTATGGGGTTCGAAGGAGCACGAATGGTCGGTGAGAAATTCTGAAGGAAGATCAGGGGGAATTCTCACAGTATGGAGGAAGGAGGTCATTCAACCGGTGTTCTCTTTTTCAAGCCAAGGATTTCTGGGAATCAAATCTTTAGTTAGAGGTCAGGTTCTGTATCTTATCAATATTTATTCCCCGTGTATACTGGTAGATAAAAGAAATCTATGGAGAGATATTTTAGAATGGAAACAGAAATTAGAAAAAGGAGAATGGGTGATAGCGGGAGACTTCAATTCCGTAAAAAATAAAGAGGAGAGGCGGGGAAAGGAGAACTCTAAGAGAGGTACTGAAATGGTGGAGTTTGGGGAGTTTTTAGACAAGCTGGAATTAGTTGATGTCCAGGCTCTAGGTAATATGTTCACTTGGATCAAACCTAATGGAAAGGCGGGTAGTAGATTGGATCGTATTCTGCTGAGCGAAGAATTGATTCACAAATGGGGTGTGGTGGCGCAAGTAGTGGGAAACAGAGACATTTCTGACCATAAACTGGTGTGGTTGAAAGCAAGTAGGTTAGACTGGGGACCTAAAGCTTTTAAGGTTAATCGGAGCTGGTTTGAGCACAAAGATTTCATATCCTTTGTTAAGAAATAA